From Venturia canescens isolate UGA chromosome 3, ASM1945775v1, whole genome shotgun sequence:
TGTTGTAGCTGAataatttagatgaataataatcgctcaaatacgaataaattaataaacacaatttttttgcacTTTAGCACAGGATGTCATCGATGGAAAACCATTTGAAGCAGCAAGGAATATTCGTTTAATCACTACAACAATCATGAAGTTTATGATCGACTGAGCGTTGATTGGAATTTAAATGTTTGGATTTATTCTCAATCCCATATTATACCGGAATCACATGCAAATATCaactttttgttgaatttttccaattacaGTATCAGTTCATCAATTCCACAGAAAGTAGTTTCTCTCAAAGCCAGTTACGATGCAGAGTGGCAAAAACGTGGTACAGGGCATGCATATAATAGTCTGACTGGTATGTAAATATAAACATCAATATGCTTTTTGCTAATgcaatttctttgaaaaaacaaccttattattattatatgttGTAGGTCATGCATCATTAATCGGTTACCACAGTGGTAAGGTGTTATCGTACGCGACGCGTACTAAAAGATGCGCAAAATGTGATCGAAACCACCCGAAGGATGATCACGACTGCCGGTTGAATTTCGATCGTAGCGCAAAAGCTATGGAGCCAGACATGGCGATCGAACTTATAACCAAAAATCGTCTTTTACTAGAAGAAAATGTATCGATCGCAGTTATGATTGGAGATGACGACGCCTCATCGATCGCCGCCGTACGTCGTGAATCGGTACATAAGATTGAGAAATGGTCTGACATTAATCATGCCAAAAAGGGCCTGACCAGTGCCCTTTACGCCTTAAAAGTACCGAAAGAAGTAATAAATTATTTCGCACGAGCATTTTCTTATGCTGTGTATCAAAACAAAGGAGAAGCGGCAGCGGTTAGAGCAGCATTGTTCAATATTATTGATCATGCTTACGGAAACCACGACAAATGCGGAGATTGGTGCCACTCTCACGCCAAGGAAAACTGTGGTGATGATCGTTTGAAAGGCAGCAAGGCATTGACGGATCCGGAGCTGCGTTCGAAACTAACTACCGTAATTGCAAAGTATGCGAACAACGCCGAAAAACTCGCACCGTGCGGTTCTTCACAAGCAAACGAAAGCTTCAACCGAATAGTGAGCAGCAAACATCCAAAGGCACAATTTTACGGTGCTTCAGAGTCGATGGCCTACAGAGTGGCAGCCGCCGTATGCCAAAAAAATCTCGGAACAATGTACGTACCTGAGGTATTTAAAAAACTCGATCTTGCTCCGGGAAAAAATACGACAACGTACCGACGACACAAAGATGCtgcgagattgaaaaaatctgatCTATCGAAAACcgttcaaatgaaaaaaaaagattgttcGCCACCAGTACTAGAAATAATAAGAATGCTGTCTCACAACAACGAGAAGGAATAACCTACGAAACGGGGTGTGCACTCGATGGCGTATCAGAGCTTCTGTGCAATCaactaaataataataataatctatCCACGTGTACGTATCGAAACAAAGTATAtgttaatatatattttacttGTTAGTCGTGTTATTAAAACTTGAAACCTATTATTATAGGTGATGTAGCTGATTTATCAAAGAGCACAATCGTGCTATTCGATTTGGAAACGAGTGGTTTGTCAAGCAGTGCTGAAATATGCCAAGTGAGTTTTGTTTTCTATATTGAGAAGTATAGTATAG
This genomic window contains:
- the LOC122408464 gene encoding uncharacterized protein, with the translated sequence MSCPNTAEHEIILSDDEDGEENFYYEEAIDDQIEIHLPVVTVPINVKVSNSDDEYEPDEKKIKTMELSNLLTKSLEQGCGARGGTPTAAPGRAAVTALSAARRRVDYTDNRDDKIPVGELWCQQCDIPLSLRNIVKKYTIGLANELYIRCTVCNTVKIACTGKSKNHINRREYDVNLKLAVAILDAGIGEAQMNTILSALDIPAVTKSLLKRHERIVGVAIEELANESCRTSIRIEKDLTVAADVDPSSRISSSIPQKVVSLKASYDAEWQKRGTGHAYNSLTGHASLIGYHSGKVLSYATRTKRCAKCDRNHPKDDHDCRLNFDRSAKAMEPDMAIELITKNRLLLEENVSIAVMIGDDDASSIAAVRRESVHKIEKWSDINHAKKGLTSALYALKVPKEVINYFARAFSYAVYQNKGEAAAVRAALFNIIDHAYGNHDKCGDWCHSHAKENCGDDRLKGSKALTDPELRSKLTTVIAKYANNAEKLAPCGSSQANESFNRIVSSKHPKAQFYGASESMAYRVAAAVCQKNLGTMYVPEVFKKLDLAPGKNTTTYRRHKDAARLKKSDLSKTVQMKKKDCSPPVLEIIRMLSHNNEKE